TTGTTTGTACTTTACCTTGCATTAATGTTTACTTGGGAATTTGCTTTCCTAGCAAatggagaggaggagcagccagagctgtggctgtAGCACTGCTGGAATGGTGCTGGGGGTTTTACACCAGGGAATGTCTGGGCAGCAACAGCCCAGCATCTCTTCCCCTTCAGTGTCACTCCTGTGTCCCAGTCTGATCTAACCCAGTTCTCAGGAGGTGTTTGAAGGCCAGGCCTTTGCTGTGTGTGGCAGGCAGTAAATAAGGCAGAGCAGATCTTTAAAGTGTTCTTCATTCCAGGCTGTCCTGTGGAATGTGGTTTATTGGAATGGGCTGTCTCAGGGTGTTCTAGCAAAGGCTGCTTTCCCAGAAGTGCCAATTTATTGCTGGAGTTACTCAGGACTGGTGAGATCATGAAGAATTTACTGGTTTTGAGCTGGGCAGCTCAGGCCTCTTCCTACCTCAGTCCCTCAGAtactgcagcctgtgctggcatAATTATTTACAGAGTATTTGAGCTCCAAAGCAGTGCAAAAATGGACAGAGCAAAAGGGTTCATGGGGAAGGGCATGGTTTGGGCactttttccttgaaattttaaaactcttgTAAATTTGAATGATTCTCCTGCTCCTATGCAAGCCCAGAATAATCCACCAATATAAATTCCTTTCCAGTCAATTTGCTATTTAGATTTTTATTATAACATGGGAAGAGTTCAATGTGGAGAATCCAGCATATTTATAAGCTCCAGATTTAAAATAAAGCTGTAAAAGTTTGGTTTCTGGCAGGAGGAGGACAAACCTTTTCCACAGAGTGTGTTTGTTTTGATATAAACACTAATAGGGGAGCTCAGGCCTAACCAGAAAAAcaggctgaggcagagcagctgctgcagagccctgtgacCTCAGGTGACAGAGCCACCTTCCAGGTGCTCCTTCCAGGGCCTCAGTGTCCCAGCCAGAATGCTGAGTTATCCACGGAGAGCCCACCTGATACTGGGCACAGGTGAATCTGCCTGGCTGAAGGGCAGGATTGTGTGATCATTCCCTGCTCATTCCCTGCTCATTCCCTGCTCATTCCCTGCTCATTCCCTGCTCATTCCCTGCTCAttccctcctctcctcaggccccagctgtggctgtgcccacaGTTGTGACTTTTGGGTGTCAGTGGCACTGGAAAGCCCTGGGgtgtcagagcagagcagggacagcctggggggacagcctgggctccaACAGCACTTGGcccacacagggacacagaacCAGAGgtgaactcttggaaacttgtcCTGAGGATGATGAAGAATTCATCTCTGGTTCTGTACCTACTTTAAAAATTCTGTGCTTTTGCAGAGGTGTTGTGCTGtatttttccccagaaaaggCAGTGTTGAAGCAGCCCTCATGGGTTTATCAGTAATGAACAGTCGTTGTGTCTGCACACAGACAGCAGATCACAGATGTGTTACAAAAACTTCAGTGCTTTGTGGCTTAATCCACACCCACGTTTGtcagctgacagggctgatATGATGAAAAACCCTCACACTCTTCAGTAACCTTAACACAGGCACTTCCTGAGCTGTTACATTGAACCAAACCCTCTGATAAAAAATACTGCATTAATTTTCTAATGGAAACAAGATTCTGCGTTATCATAATTTACATTTTTGGATGCTCTTTGATTGACTTTGGTGGGAAGGGAGGTGAATCAGTGTCTTCAGGGTAAGATCTCTGGGAGAATTGAATTGTACTTTCTTGGAATTCCTATCACCCTCCTAAATCAGAGATGTTGGTCTTGAGAACAATGgccccaggaagggctgagcatgaaaaaaaatgcagagcatACAGAAATCCTCTTTGCTGTGTTCATCATTCTGTCTTAACCTTGGATTGTTTCCACCCTTCTCCTCCACCTGGAAAACACAAGCATCCTGTCGTGGCAAGTACTTTGGGCTCTTTTGCCAGGAGTAATCTAAGAAGTTTTTGCTGGGAACAGCTTTGACCTTGGTGAAATCTCTGCTGAAACCTCCCCTGGCCCTTGCAGTGGCAGAATTTCCCTGTTGCAGTGGTGAGGCAGGGACTGAGCCTGGCTCATTTTCCCCAGGGCTAGGCCAGTTCAGGGCAGTCAGGCCAGCAAAGCCCCTGCTCAGGGCTAGGAGCCAGATCCTGGCCAgctttccctgcctgcccctctctgctgtcctgctgggttATGCCATGCCCTGGGGCCACCCTGCCATTGCTCAAATGGCCCAAATCCACTCGGCCAGGAGtggagaagggaggggagggcacagggattCATCTGAGGTGGTGAGGCCTGGAAATTTCGATGGGGAGGTGTGGAAAATTTCAAGGCAAGTAATTGATCTTTAGATTATTGCaacagagcagagggaacgCTCTGTGTGTGacgggctctggcagggctgtgctcagctctctgctctccctcaggtccAAGAGTGTGACcagttccagcagcagcagcagtgacagctcaGCCAGCGACTCCTCCTCCGACAGCGAggactcctcttcctcctcctcctcctcctcctcggacAGTGACAGTGAGGACAgcaactcctcctcctcctcctccccctcctccagcagctcttcctcctcctccgacTTCGAGTCGgattccagctcctccagcagcagcagcagcagcagcacagacagcagctccGAGGATGAGCCCccaaagaagaagaagaagaaatagctggggaggagcaggacTGGTGTGGAGTGAGTGACACTGcccccccagggctggagcacacgGCTGCCAAACACTCAATGGTCAACATTTCTACTGCTCCATTTCTAAGTGTTCTGCCTAGTTGTTCATAGGACATGGAAGGTATTAAATGGCACGTGAGACTTACTGAGAGAGTATTTTTGTGGTTTATCCTTTTATGgaagattttacttttttagctcccaaaaaaaaaaaaattctatcaTCAGATTTGTTTATAAGAGCTAAAGTCCAGTAGCAGCTGAACCTGGACGTTTACATGCTGGaaagcaaaagctttttttttgttgttgcagATTATGCTGTGCATCATGTGCTGTTCCTCTGTTAATGACAGCTTCACTTCCATTGAGAAAAATCCTCTAAACTGTTAAAAGCAGAAGtttttcagtgctgctgtggagctGTGGCATTGTTGAACCTGAATGCACAGCGTGTCCCACACAGAGCCTCCCATCTCGCTGgtgacaggctctgtgctgctgagcttgtGTTCCAGTGGCTTTTCCTGATGCTTCCAGGTCCAGTCTTaactgcagcacccagctgagCTGTGTTGATTTGTCCCTGCTCAGTGTTGTGCTTGTCCTGCCCACAGGCCCTGGGCCCTTCCCTGTGTCCTTGGCTGCTGTGTTGGAGGTGTTTGTAAGACACGGGGTTGGtgttggagagcagcagctcagtgaaTTGGGGCTGCTGCTACTTTAGGAGTTTCAtctttgtgccttttttttttgtaaatttggTGTACCCcagagaaaagggctggagtgGGTGTCCTGCAGAACTGCATCAGAATATCCCCATCTGTAATATGGGCAGCAAAACCAGAGAAATAATGACAAACAGAACTGGGCACTGTCCTCCCTGGATGCTCCATAAAAAAGAGACTCCCTGAAGTAAAGGTCTCAAAGGGAATTGTTCCCCACTGGATGTGTTTCCCCAGAATGTGTGAGATGCAGGattgccaggctgtgctgagaggttctgcaggaatccagccatGCTTTAAATGTGGGACTGGCCCTGCAGGAGCAAGTGAGTGCAAACCCCAGAAACCCAACAAAAGCAGATCCAAACATGCTGCAGAACAGGGATTGCTGGATGCACAGTGGGAATTGTTTGGTTTTCTGGTGGATTGAAGCAATTGCTGTAGTATTTTATTTGGTGATGCAGTCTCCTGAATTTCTTATTGTTGGAGTGCCCTTTTGGTGAGGGGGCATCACTTGTGGAAGAATTCTCAAGTATCTTGGTTTAGGTTAAATACAGTAACTAaactattttttatatttttatggaAAGAGTAGTGTGTAGAATTTGGAATAAACTGTACTTATTTAAATGTTTGAAAATCCCCATgttgtgtgtctgtctgtgacACTCCTGTGTTTTACAGAACACGCTGCAGGCTGTAAATAAAACTACCAGAAAGGTGTTCAAGTCTTGTGCAGTGAGTGTGCCATTTCGTGGGAAAGTGAATCAATTATTAAACACTAGGTGCTAAGGTGAGGCTTACTGCAAATATCTAAAATATTTGTGGTGTTTATGTGCAGGTTTCAGCTGGAGTTTCCCTGGCATTCCCTCACAGAGGGGCAGGATTGCTGACCAGGAGGTTCTCCAGCCAGAAGTCCTTCTGTatcaagatttaaaaaaaaaaaaaaaaaaaaaaaaagtttagttTCAAATACAATGTTTatattagtttttatttttccttcttgcctTTTCTGGTTACTTTGTCTCTAGGTGTTGTTATTTTACAGAGTAaccccccagcctggccagagcCTTGCCCTCCTACATCTGCCAGTGCCTCACTTTGCTCTGCGGGCAGATGAGGAGTTTTATAAAAGCCCCGTGAGCCGGGAGTGCTTCCAGGGCCTGCCCTGTTCAATCCCTCCTATGCTGAGCAAAGCTGCcactgctcattgcaggggagCAGCTGATGCAGCCTGGCAGGAAAACAGCGTCGGGAAGAGCCCTCACCTCTCAAAGAGAAacagaggggagcaggagcaggggagacAGCCCCATTTCTGAGGCAGGGCTTACTAACCCAGCCAGAAACAGCCTTTGGTACCAGTGCACTGCACAGTCCCTGTGGGGTAGTGCACTGGTTTATTTTCTTAGGGAGGAGTCTTTAACAGACGGAGCTTCTCCAGCGAAGGGATTTGCCTTGTGCAATTCTGTTTGTGTGAGCTGGGCCTTTACCAGCCCCTGGGACAATGgctcctgcctgagctgggCCTTTACCAGCCCCTGGGACAATGgctcctgcctgagctgggCCTCGCAGCCTCCCTTGTTCACCAGCCGTGTGTGCTGCACACCTTGGCACCACAGAGCATCCCAGAGtcccagcatggtttgggttggagggacctCAAAGTGCCaccacccagtgccagccctgccatggcagggacactgtcCCAGgcgctcccagccccagtgtccagcctggccttgggcgctgccagggatgcagggggatccctgctctgggcaccctgtgccagggcctgcccaccctgccagccaGCAATTCCTGCCCCGCATCCCCCCTGACCCCGGGCTGGTCCCAGGCCGGTCCGGGGCTGCTCCCGGTTCCCGCTCGccgccgccagggggcgccacGGCCGCGGGGGCGCTCCCCGCGCTCTGCCCCACGTGACTCTCCCGCCGCCGAGCGgggaggcggggccggggccttGCCACGCCCCCTACGCGCGCGCTCCGCCGGGGTCACGTGGTTTCTCCGTGCGTCACGTGatcggggcggcggcggcgcgcgggGGCCGCCGGGAAGCGCCAGGCGGGACCGGGCCGGGATCGGGATCGGCACCGGGACCGGGCCCAGCGCAGCCCCGGCCGAGCCGCGGCCCTGCCCGCGCCCTGCGAGCCGCCAGCCCGGCGCCGGCCCGCCATGGACCGCCGGGACCCCTACGGAGCGGCCGCCCGCTTGTGAGCCGCCCCcccgccgggcccgccccgcgccccccggcGCTCCGTGACTCGCCGGCGGCTCCTCGGGCCTTATCGTTCGCCGGTGGCGGCAGCCAGGAGATGGTCCGGGCCTAGCGGAGCGGCCAGCGCAGGTgagcgcggccgggccgggcctcCCGCCGGCAgccgggcagcgccggggccgcgccgccccGGCCCGGGCACTCCGGGACACCCCGGCCGCCCCCGCGGCGGAACCGCCGGGCCCCAGGGCGGGATCGACCGCTACGCGCGCATCTCTCGCCGGGGAGCGCGGGTTTGGCCGGTCGCGCCCCGCGGTGACACCGAGCGGAGGGCGGGGGTCCCTCCCGGGGGCACGGCCGGGGCATTCCCGGCACCGGACCCGGGCTGGGCTCGGTGCCGGCGGGGCCGCTGCGCTGCCCGCCCCGGTGATGGATTTAATCCTGTTCCGGTAATTGACGTCAGGGCTTTGTTCCTTCCCCCTTGCTCTCCGCACGGGTTCAGGGCCGGAGCCGCTCCGGGACGGGGCTCGGGGGCGCGGGCGGGGCCCGCTGGTGGAACcggccccgggcagggcaggcagggccgGGGCTCGGACACGGCCCGGAGCCGGGGGGGCTGTTATGTAAAGCCTCCTCCCGGTGGGGTTCCACCGGACTTGGTAAAGGAGCCCTCGCTCAGCAGTCCTGCACTCTGCGCtggcttttccccttttttcccttttctgatgAACAGAACAAAGCGAGCAGGTGTTGAGGTTGTGGCCCGGTACCGGTGCGTTCAGCGCTGTGTCTGTGGCTCTGTTCTGGACACCAGCAAGTGTTTCACTGcatgctggggcagagctgagtGCTTGTGCCCAAACCCTGCTCACAGCCCGGGCAGGCGCTGCACGATGCAAAAGGAGCCCGACaaggggcaggtgtggggcctgctgtgcccccagctCATCGCTCACCCCATCACAGCCTTGTTTGATCATTTCCTCACCAATACTGGTGGTTTTAAACATCCCCCTGTTTGCAGTCAGGCCCCTGTGGGACTGATCAGGCCCTTCCTCGGTGTCCCTGAGCTGgttctgctcagccctgtgtgtttgtttgtcACCTGGGCTCCCTTCCAGCTGCTGATCTCTCAGGTGTGTTTCTAGTTCCTGGCATTCCTTTAAAACTACTGAATTCTTCTCTCAGGTCCCTGGCAGATGGGGATTTGCAGCCTGGGGGGTTATTGCAAAACAGGGTCTGGTGAAGTGCTTTGCAGGAGTGGTTGTGCACCTGATTGGTCCTTTCATGGCTCCTCTAATGAGGAAAACGTGATTAAACTGCCAGCCTGGAGGTGTGGGACAGTCCCAGTGTCACACTGGAGTTACTCAGTGGTTGGACTGGGACTGGGGCGGCTCTCGTTGGtcaggagaaaaagggaaaatttatCTTTTGGCAGTATTAATATCTTGGCTTTATTAATGTGTCAAAGTTGATTTTTGGCATTTGCTGCCtcctgcacagggtgtttgCAGCTCTGTGTGAGAGCAGAATCTCCTTTGTTCAGGAGTGAGACAACcctggaatatcctgagctgggagggacccacaggatcacccagcccagctcctggccctgcccagccccaaaatcccaccctgggcatccctgggagcagtgtcccattccctggggagcctgggcagtgcccagcaccctctggggaagaacttttccctaaaatcccccctgaccctgccctggc
The Agelaius phoeniceus isolate bAgePho1 chromosome 15, bAgePho1.hap1, whole genome shotgun sequence genome window above contains:
- the ZCCHC10 gene encoding zinc finger CCHC domain-containing protein 10 yields the protein MATPMHRLIARRQAEANKQHVRCQKCLEFGHWTYECKGKRKYLHRPSRTAQLAKILKEKEKQLLLQQSAGESAAEKKTKKKRSKSVTSSSSSSSDSSASDSSSDSEDSSSSSSSSSSDSDSEDSNSSSSSSPSSSSSSSSSDFESDSSSSSSSSSSSTDSSSEDEPPKKKKKK